AATCAGCTTATTAAAGAAAACAACATTCCTCTTTTTTATTGAGGGCCACTTCATACAAAGAGCCTATCTCAACATTCCCACTCTGGTTCCTATGTCAATGAAACTAATAAGAGAGATGAGATCGGCGTTAAATCCGAAACCTCTGCTTTGGTGGTTAACGTTATAACCGTCATTTAAAGCAGCTGTGATGAATGTCTCAGGCAGGAGGCTTGAGATTTCAAACAGCAGGGCGGCGTATTGGTCAGAGATGGCGGGTGCTCTGTCGGGGTAAATAATCGGCACAGACTGTTGAGTTGAGATGTGGATATTAAACAGAAGGACATTGCCGTCATTGGTATTAAGGCGCATGAGGTCTCGGGCGTATGGCACTGGATTACCGTCTGTGGCGTCTCCGTCTGTGATATTTATAACAATGGGGGGATAGCTGTTAAGGTTCAGGGCAATCCATTTTTCTAAAATTGTTCTGGTGGTATCGAAAGCCTTGCACATGGGAGTGCCGTTACGAGCTAGGGGTTCAATCCAGACGGGGAATTTAACGCTCTTTTGAACTGACTGCCCGTCAGCGGAGGATATCTGCTGGAGGCGTTCTTCTATTCTGAGTGGATTGTTGCCGATTTCCTCGATTTTTACAAGTTCACGACCGGCAAGCGGGCCCATAAATGCAGTGGAGACGTCGGGATTACCGTAGCCGATAACACCTACCTCAAAGTAGTTTCTGATTCCGTCGTCCTTTGAGCATTTAATGACGAGGTTTGAAAGGAGTCTGTTAACGGCATCTGCCACACCGTGGCTTTTCAGCAGAGCCGGATTGCCGCCGAAAGGGTCTCCCATCGAGCCCGACTGGTCTATTAAAAACAGAAAACATCCCGGATTGTTACGACTTATTTCAACACTATACATTAAGTTATCCCCTCACTCTCTTCTCTTAGGCTTACTTATACAAAATACTGATACTGAGCAGGCATAAGCCACATTAAATGCTGAGCGGCACAGATGAAAAAAGTAAGATACGTTACAAAAATCGGGTTATGTACCCATCAGAGCTTTAAGTATTCTTCTGTCTAGTTGACGAACGTTACCGGAGCTGACCTTAGCAATTGATTTCAGAATTTTAACAACAGTATATATGCTTGCTTCCTCAAGTTTTTGAAATTCCTC
The nucleotide sequence above comes from Nitrospirae bacterium YQR-1. Encoded proteins:
- a CDS encoding VWA domain-containing protein translates to MYSVEISRNNPGCFLFLIDQSGSMGDPFGGNPALLKSHGVADAVNRLLSNLVIKCSKDDGIRNYFEVGVIGYGNPDVSTAFMGPLAGRELVKIEEIGNNPLRIEERLQQISSADGQSVQKSVKFPVWIEPLARNGTPMCKAFDTTRTILEKWIALNLNSYPPIVINITDGDATDGNPVPYARDLMRLNTNDGNVLLFNIHISTQQSVPIIYPDRAPAISDQYAALLFEISSLLPETFITAALNDGYNVNHQSRGFGFNADLISLISFIDIGTRVGMLR